From Phragmites australis chromosome 5, lpPhrAust1.1, whole genome shotgun sequence, a single genomic window includes:
- the LOC133918194 gene encoding DExH-box ATP-dependent RNA helicase DExH12, with amino-acid sequence MANLGGGAEAHARFKQYEYRANSSLVLTTDSRPRDTHEPTGEPETLWGRIDPKSFGDRAVQNKPPELEEKLTKSRNKKNKRDAAADPDLPRRDAKRRRRAPSHQDVSVLSLTDDDVVYKPQTKETRAAYEALLSIIQQQLGGQPLDVLGGAADEVLATLKNDKVKNPDKKKEIEKLLNTLANQTFDQLVAIGKLITDFHDTAGDSAGAPSGDGMDTTLDDDIGVAVEFEESDEDEESDFDQVQDELDEDDEDDVAELNGPGGMQMGGELDDDDMQNANQALTVNVQDIDAYWLQRKITQAYGEMDPQQNQKLAEEILKIIAEGDDRDVENRLVMLLDYEKFDLIKLLLCNRLKIVWCTRLARAEDQEQRKAIEEEMTSNPSLAPILEQLHATRASAKERQKNLEKSIRDEAKRLLNNDGAVADGARDRRAVERDMESGWLKGQRQLLDLDSLSFHQGGLLMANKKCELPSGSFRTPHKGYEEVHVPALKAKPYETGEKIVKISDMPEWAQPAFVGMTQLNRVQSKVYDTALFKPDNILLCAPTGAGKTNVAVLTILQQIGLHMKDGEFDNTKYKIVYVAPMKALVAEVVGNLSKRLTDYNVTVRELSGDQNLTKQQIDETQIIVTTPEKWDIVTRKSGDRTYTQMVKLLIIDEIHLLHDNRGPVLESIVARTVRQIETTKEHIRLVGLSATLPNYEDVAVFLRVRSDGLFHFDNSYRPCPLAQQYIGITVRKPLQRFQLMNEICYEKVMAAAGKHQVLIFVHSRKETAKTARAIRDAALANDTVSRFLKNESASQEILGTHAELVKNSELKDLLPYGFAIHHAGLARVDRELVEELFGDKHIQVLVSTATLAWGVNLPAHTVIIKGTQIYNPEKGAWTELSPLDVMQMLGRAGRPQYDTHGEGIILTGHSELQYYLSLMNQQLPIESQFISKLADQLNAEIVLGTIQNAREACSWLGYTYLYIRMLRNPTLYGLPADILESDKTLDERRADLIHSAANLLDRNNLIKYDRKTGYFQVTDLGRIASYYYISHGTISTYNEYLKPTMGDIELCRLFSLSEEFKYVGVRQDEKMELAKLLDRVPIPVKESLEEPSAKINVLLQAYISRLKLEGLSLGSDMVYIRQSAGRLLRALFEIVLKRGWAQLAEKALNLCKMVDKQMWSVQTPLRQFHGIPKEILMKLEKKELAWERYYDLSSQEIGELIRYPKMGRQLHKSIHQLPKLNLSAHVQPITRTVLSFELTITPDFQWDDKVHGYVEPFWVIVEDNDGEYILHHEYFMLKKQYVEEDHTLNFTVPIYEPLPPQYFIRVVSDKWLGSQTILPVCFRHLILPEKYAPPTELLDLQPLPVSALRNARYEGLYSAFKHFNPIQTQVFTVLYNSDDSVLVAAPTGSGKTICAEFAILRNHQKALSGESNMRVVYIAPIEALAKERYRDWEQKFGEFAKVVELTGETAADLKLLDKGEIIISTPEKWDALSRRWKQRKHIQQVSLFIVDELHLLESEKGHILEIIVSRMRRISSHIGSNIRIVALSASLANAKDLGEWIGATSHGLFNFPPAVRPVPLEIHIQGVDIANFEARMQAMTKPTYTAVTQHAKSGKPALVFVPTRKHARLTALDLCAYSSAEGGGTPFLLGSEDEMDTFTRGVEEETLKNTLKCGVGYLHEGLSELDQELVTHLFLGGRIQVCVASSTMCWGRSLPAHLVVVMGTQYYDGRENAHTDYPITDLLQMMGHASRPLQDNSGKCVILCHAPRKEYYKKFLFEAFPVESHLHHFLHDHMNAEVVVGVVENKQDAVDYLTWTFMYRRLTKNPNYYNLQGVSHRHLSDHLSELVETILNDLESSKCVAIEEDMYLKPLNLGLIASYYYISYTTIERFSSMLTQKTKMKGLLEILASASEYAELPSRPGEEEFIERLVRHQRFSIEKPKYGDPHVKANALLQAHFSRHTVIGNLSADQRDILLSAHRLLQAMVDVISSNGWLSLALNTMELSQMVTQGMWDRDSVLLQLPHFTKDLVRRCQENEGKPIESIFDLAEMSIDEMRDLLQLSSSQLQDIIAFFKRFPNVDMAYEVREGDDISAGDNVTLQVTLERDMTNLPSEVGPVHAPRFPKPKEEGWWLVIGDSSTNQLLAIKRVALQKRARVKLEFTAPAEAGRKDYMIYLMSDSYLGCDQEYEFTVDVKDGGGD; translated from the exons aTGGCGAACttgggcggcggcgcggaggcgcACGCGCGCTTCAAGCAGTACGAGTACCGCGCCAACTCCAGCCTCGTCCTCACCACCGACTCCCGCCCCCGCGACACCCACGAGCCCACCGGCGAGCCCGAGACGCTCTGGGGCAGGATCGACCCCAAGTCCTTCGGCGACCGCGCCGTCCAGAACAAGCCGCCCGAGCTCGAGGAGAAGCTCACCAAGTCgcgcaataagaagaacaagcgcgacgccgccgccgacccCGACCTCCCCCGCCGCGACGCCAAGCGCAGGCGCCGGGCCCCCTCCCACCAGGACGTCAGCGTGCTCTCCCTAACTGACGACGACGTCGTCTACAAGCCCCAGACCAAGGAAACACGCGCCGCCTACGAGGCCCTGCTCAGCATCATCCAGCAGCAGTTGGGCGGCCAGCCGCTCGACGTGCTTGGTGGGGCCGCCGATGAGGTGCTCGCAACCCTCAAGAATGACAAGGTCAAGAACCCTGACAAGAAGAAGGAGATcgagaagctcctcaacactctCGCCAACCAGACGTTTGACCAGCTCGTTGCCATTGGGAAGCTCATCACGGACTTCCATGATACTGCCGGCGATTCTGCCGGTGCGCCATCTGGTGATGGCATGGACACGACCCTGGATGACGATATTGGTGTTGCTGTCGAGTTTGAAGAGTCCGATGAAGACGAGGAGAGTGATTTTGATCAG GTGCAAGATGAgttggatgaggatgatgaggatgatgtggCTGAGCTGAATGGTCCTGGAGGTATGCAAATGGGTGGGGAGTTGGACGACGATGACATGCAGAATGCCAACCAGGCGCTGACCGTTAATGTTCAGGACATAGATGCTTACTGGCTTCAGAGGAAGATAACCCAAGCATATGGGGAAATGGATCCCCAGCAAAACCAGAAGCTTGCAGAGGAGATACTGAAGATAATAGCTGAGGGTGATGACAGAGATGTCGAGAATCGCCTTGTCATGCTGTTGGACTATGAGAAGTTTGACCTCATTAAATTGCTGCTGTGCAACCGGCTCAAGATTGTTTGGTGTACCCGCTTAGCCAGGGCTGAAGACCAGGAACAGAGGAAGGCGATAGAGGAAGAGATGACAAGTAATCCAAGCTTGGCTCCGATATTGGAACAGCTACATGCAACCAGAGCGTCTGCAAAGGAGAGGCAGAAGAATCTGGAGAAAAGCATCAGGGATGAGGCCAAGAGGCTTCTCAACAATGATGGTGCTGTCGCTGATGGTGCGAGGGATCGCAGGGCAGTCGAGCGGGATATGGAGAGTGGATGGTTGAAAGGGCAGAGGCAGCTGCTTGATCTTGACAGCCTCTCTTTTCACCAGGGTGGTCTGTTGATGGCTAACAAGAAGTGTGAGCTTCCTTCAGGATCATTTAGAACCCCTCATAAGGGCTACGAGGAGGTCCATGTGCCAGCATTGAAAGCTAAGCCATATGAAACCGGAGAGAAGATTGTGAAGATATCTGATATGCCAGAGTGGGCACAACCAGCTTTTGTTGGGATGACACAGCTGAACAGGGTTCAGAGCAAGGTCTATGATACTGCTCTCTTCAAACCAGATAATATCCTTCTCTGTGCTCCAACTGGTGCTGGCAAAACGAACGTGGCTGTGCTTACGATCCTTCAGCAGATTGGTCTGCATATGAAGGATGGAGAGTTTGACAATACCAAGTACAAAATTGTCTATGTGGCCCCGATGAAAGCTTTGGTTGCTGAAGTTGTTGGAAATTTGTCGAAGCGGTTGACAGATTACAATGTTACTGTTAGGGAACTCAGTGGAGACCAAAACTTGACCAAACAACAGATTGATGAAACACAGATTATTGTCACTACACCTGAGAAATGGGATATTGTGACTAGGAAATCAGGGGACAGAACCTACACCCAAATGGTGAAGCTGTTAATCATTGACGAGATCCATCTGCTACATGATAACAGAGGGCCTGTTCTGGAGAGCATTGTTGCTAGAACAGTTCGGCAGATTGAGACAACCAAGGAGCATATTCGTCTGGTTGGGCTCTCTGCGACCCTACCAAACTATGAAGATGTTGCGGTATTCTTGCGTGTTCGTTCTGATGGCCTTTTCCATTTCGACAACAGTTACCGACCTTGCCCTCTTGCTCAGCAATACATCGGGATCACTGTGAGGAAGCCACTACAGAGGTTCCAATTGATGAATGAGATTTGTTATGAGAAGGTTATGGCTGCTGCTGGTAAGCATCAAGTGCTTATATTTGTACACTCCAGGAAGGAGACAGCGAAAACTGCTCGTGCCATCAGAGATGCTGCTTTGGCTAACGACACAGTGAGCCGCTTTCTGAAGAACGAGAGTGCAAGCCAAGAGATTCTTGGCACTCATGCAGAACTTGTCAAAAACAGTGAGCTTAAAGACCTTCTGCCGTATGGGTTTGCTATTCATCATGCTGGGTTGGCAAGGGTTGACCGTGAGCTTGTTGAGGAACTTTTTGGTGATAAGCATATACAGGTTCTTGTATCAACGGCCACCCTTGCATGGGGTGTCAATTTGCCTGCTCACACTGTTATTATAAAGGGTACCCAGATTTACAACCCCGAAAAAGGTGCTTGGACAGAATTAAGTCCGCTGGATGTTATGCAGATGCTTGGTCGTGCAGGAAGGCCTCAGTATGATACACATGGAGAGGGAATAATCTTAACTGGCCATAGTGAACTGCAATACTACCTGTCTCTTATGAATCAGCAGCTACCTATTGAGAGTCAGTTCATATCCAAATTGGCTGATCAACTGAATGCAGAGATTGTTCTGGGGACTATTCAGAATGCTCGGGAGGCATGCTCGTGGCTTGGCTACACTTACCTCTATATTCGGATGCTCCGCAATCCAACATTATATGGTTTGCCAGCAGATATCTTGGAGAGTGATAAAACACTTGATGAAAGGAGAGCTGACTTG ATACACTCTGCTGCAAATCTACTGGATAGGAACAATTTGATAAAGTATGACAGGAAAACTGGATACTTTCAAGTTACTGACCTGGGAAGGATTGCCAGTTATTACTATATTAGTCACGGAACTATTTCGACATACAACGAGTACCTGAAACCTACAATGGGTGATATTGAGCTGTGTCGACTGTTCTCTCTGAGTGAAGAATTTAAGTATGTTGGGGTCAGGCAAGATGAGAAAATGGAATTGGCAAAGCTTTTGGATCGTGTGCCAATTCCTGTGAAAGAGAGCTTGGAGGAACCCAGTGCAAAGATCAATGTTCTGCTGCAGGCATATATTTCTAGGCTGAAACTGGAGGGCCTTTCCCTTGGTTCTGATATGGTCTACATCAGACAG AGTGCTGGTCGTCTCCTACGGGCACTATTTGAGATAGTTTTGAAGAGAGGGTGGGCTCAACTAGCAGAGAAGGCTCTGAATCTTTGCAAGATGGTCGATAAACAAATGTGGAGTGTTCAAACTCCCTTGCGTCAATTTCATGGAATTCCAAAGGAAATCTTGATGAAACTGGAGAAAAAGGAGTTGGCTTGGGAGAGATACTATGACCTGTCATCACAGGAAATTGGTGAGCTGATCCGTTATCCCAAAATGGGGAGGCAACTGCACAAGTCCATCCACCAGTTACCAAAGTTGAACCTGTCAGCTCACGTCCAACCCATTACTCGTACAGTTTTGAGTTTTGAGCTCACTATTACACCTGATTTCCAATGGGATGATAAGGTACATGGATACGTGGAGCCCTTTTGGGTTATCGTTGAGGACAACGATGGCGAGTACATTCTTCACCATGAATATTTCATGCTTAAGAAACAATACGTGGAAGAAGATCATACATTGAACTTCACAGTGCCGATATATGAGCCATTGCCCCCTCAGTATTTTATACGTGTTGTGTCTGACAAGTGGCTTGGTTCTCAGACAATTCTCCCTGTCTGTTTTAGGCACTTAATTCTAccagaaaaatatgctccaccaaCTGAATTGCTTGATCTGCAGCCTCTTCCTGTTAGTGCATTGAGAAATGCACGATATGAGGGCCTCTATAGTGCTTTCAAGCATTTCAATCCCATCCAGACTCAAGTATTCACTGTCTTGTATAACAGTGATGACAGTGTGTTGGTTGCTGCGCCAACAGGCAGTGGGAAGACAATATGTGCAGAGTTTGCTATACTAAGGAATCACCAGAAGGCACTGTCTGGTGAGAGCAACATGCGGGTCGTGTATATAGCTCCCATTGAAGCTCTTGCAAAAGAAAGATACAGGGACTGGGAGCAGAAATTTGGAGAATTCGCCAAGGTAGTTGAGCTCACTGGTGAAACTGCAGCTGATTTGAAGCTTCTTGATAAAGGGGAGATCATAATCAGTACTCCTGAAAAGTGGGATGCACTGTCTCGCCGGTGGAAACAGCGAAAACACATCCAGCAGGTCAGCTTATTTATTGTTGACGAGCTTCATCTACTCGAGTCTGAGAAGGGACATATTTTGGAAATCATTGTATCTAGGATGAGGCGTATTTCAAGTCATATTGGCAGTAACATACGGATTGTAGCACTTTCAGCATCACTTGCAAATGCTAAAGATCTCGGTGAATGGATTGGTGCCACCTCTCATGGCCTCTTCAACTTCCCTCCAGCGGTGCGACCTGTGCCATTAGAGATTCACATTCAGGGTGTGGATATAGCAAACTTTGAGGCAAGGATGCAAGCAATGACAAAGCCTACATACACTGCCGTCACACAACATGCAAAGAGTGGTAAGCCTGCCCTGGTGTTTGTACCAACAAGGAAGCATGCAAGGCTGACTGCATTGGACTTGTGTGCATACTCTAGTGCTGAGGGTGGTGGGACACCATTTCTTCTTGGGTCAGAAGATGAAATGGATACTTTCACCAGAGGTGTCGAAGAAGAGACGCTTAAGAATACGCTCAAATGTGGTGTAGGCTACTTGCATGAAGGTTTGAGTGAACTTGATCAGGAACTTGTAACCCATCTGTTCCTTGGTGGGAGGATCCAAGTGTGTGTTGCCAGCAGCACAATGTGCTGGGGAAGATCATTGCCTGCTCATTTGGTTGTTGTCATGGGGACCCAGTATTATGATGGCCGTGAGAATGCTCACACAGATTATCCAATAACAGATCTGCTTCAAATGATGGGTCATGCCAGCAGGCCACTTCAAGACAACTCAGGGAAATGTGTTATATTGTGCCATGCACCTCGCAAAGAGTACTACAAAAAGTTCCTTTTCGAGGCCTTCCCTGTTGAGAGCCATCTTCACCATTTCTTGCATGATCATATGAATGCTGAggtggttgttggtgttgtAGAAAATAAGCAAGATGCTGTGGATTACCTTACTTGGACTTTCATGTATCGGCGGCTGACAAAGAACCCTAACTACTACAATCTTCAGGGCGTAAGTCACAGGCATCTTTCTGATCATCTTTCTGAGTTGGTTGAGACTATCTTGAATGACCTGGAGTCAAGTAAATGTGTGGCTATAGAGGAGGATATGTACCTGAAGCCCCTCAACCTTGGCCTTATTGCTTCATACTACTACATTAGCTACACAACCATTGAACGTTTCAGCTCAATGCTAACCCAGAAGACTAAGATGAAAGGTCTCTTGGAGATTCTAGCATCTGCGTCAGAATATGCAGAGCTTCCAAGTCGTCCTGGTGAGGAAGAATTCATTGAGAGGCTTGTTCGGCACCAGAGGTTTTCTATCGAGAAACCCAAGTATGGTGATCCACATGTCAAGGCCAATGCTCTGCTGCAAGCCCATTTTTCAAGGCACACAGTGATAGGGAACCTGTCAGCTGATCAGCGGGATATTCTCCTTTCTGCACATAGATTGCTGCAGGCAATGGTTGACGTTATCTCCAGCAATGGTTGGCTTAGTCTTGCTCTCAATACAATGGAGTTGAGTCAAATGGTGACACAAG
- the LOC133918191 gene encoding salt tolerance receptor-like cytoplasmic kinase 1 — protein MDVAMALAILFFCLLLLSSAAIAFLLIRLCLCRPHNDPEAPSVPPRPHQPQYEPTLLSEPEVPSKEQGIKEASAAPRRLTWREVEALTGGFDEAAVVGRGGSSTVYLARLRDGSPVAVKVHRWCGGERRLRAFRQELDLLRRLRHPHIVALLAYSDDHEDGGALVLEYLAGGTLADRLHGATAPLLWPQRMRIVHDVAQALEHLHDASSGAPPVVHGDVSASNVLLDGRGLATRLCDLGSACEGFSAAVAPTRAAVGSPGYADPFFLRTGIVSKKSDVYSFGVLLLEAITGLPAAGSGSDGTGNLTARILPRVRTQGAEGLVDSRLGEAYDVEEAGDVARIAVECVAAQPGLRPTMAQVRAAIAEKAARSIAKADYGHHIQLRKLLELT, from the exons ATGGACGTGGCCATGGCGCTCGCCATCCTCTTcttctgcctcctcctcctctcctccgccgccatcgcctTCCTCCTCATCCGCCTCTGCCTCTGCCGGCCCCACAACGACCCCGAGGCTCCATCAGTACCACCACGGCCTCATCAGCCGCAGTACGAGCCGACCTTACTATCGGAGCCGGAGGTTCCATCCAAGGAGCAGGGAATCAAGGAGGCGTCAGCAGCGCCGCGGCGGCTGACGTGGCGGGAGGTGGAGGCGCTGACCGGCGGCTTCGACGAGGCGGCCGTGGTGGGGCGGGGCGGCTCCAGCACCGTCTACCTCGCCAGGCTCCGCGACGGCTCACCCGTTGCCGTCAAGGTGCACCGCTGGTGCGGAGGAGAGCGGCGTCTGCGGGCCTTCCGGCAGGAGCTGGACCTGCTCCGCCGCCTCCGACACCCGCACATCGTCGCCCTCCTCgcctactccgacgaccacg AGGATGGGGGTGCACTGGTACTCGAGTACCTCGCCGGCGGCACGCTCGCCGACCGCCTCCACGGCGCCACGGCCCCTCTGCTCTGGCCCCAGCGCATGCGCATCGTGCACGACGTCGCCCAAGCCCTGGAGCACCTGCACGATGCCTCCAGCGGCGCGCCTCCCGTCGTGCACGGCGACGTGTCCGCGTCCAACGTGCTCCTCGACGGCCGGGGGCTCGCCACGCGGCTCTGCGACCTGGGCTCCGCCTGCGAGGGCTTCTCCGCGGCCGTGGCGCCGACGCGCGCGGCCGTGGGGTCGCCGGGGTATGCCGACCCGTTCTTCCTCCGCACGGGCATCGTGTCCAAGAAGTccgacgtgtacagcttcgggGTGCTGCTGCTCGAGGCCATCACGGGCCTGCCGGCCGCCGGATCCGGATCGGACGGCACGGGGAACCTGACGGCCCGGATACTCCCTCGTGTCAGGACGCAGGGGGCGGAGGGGCTTGTGGACAGCAGGCTAGGGGAGGCGTATGACGTGGAGGAGGCCGGTGACGTGGCTAGGATCGCCGTCGAGTGCGTGGCGGCGCAACCGGGGCTCCGGCCGACGATGGCGCAGGTGCGGGCGGCCATCGCGGAGAAGGCGGCGAGGTCCATTGCCAAGGCTGATTATGGTCATCATATACAGCTGAGGAAGCTGCTGGAGCTCACATGA